The following are encoded together in the Brassica napus cultivar Da-Ae chromosome A9, Da-Ae, whole genome shotgun sequence genome:
- the LOC125578301 gene encoding disease resistance protein RBA1-like, with amino-acid sequence MAIISPTKSHQVFFNYRGEQLRHSFVSHLTDAFERHGINFIVDKYEQRGKDLKNIFARIEESSIALAIFSTRYPESSWCMDELVKMKKLADKGKIQVIPIFYKVSARDVRRQTGKFGDKFWNLARASITSGDQIKKWKEALECISGKMGLSLKNKSCEADFIKEIVKEVVRVIEAPELEEKDNHAEKKKRTHRSCLCELPHFKRSKTLTVFFFFFFSFLF; translated from the exons ATGGCGATCATCTCTCCTACTAAGTCCCATCAAGTGTTCTTCAACTACAGAGGAGAGCAACTGCGTCACAGCTTCGTGAGTCATCTCACTGATGCTTTTGAACGGCATGGGATTAACTTCATCGTTGACAAATACGAGCAGAGAGGCAAAGATCTCAAAAATATCTTTGCAAGGATCGAAGAGTCGAGCATTGCGCTTGCCATCTTCTCTACCAG GTATCCTGAGTCGAGCTGGTGCATGGATGAGTTAGTGAAGATGAAGAAACTAGCTGATAAAGGGAAGATCCAAGTCATTCCAATCTTTTACAAGGTGAGCGCACGAGACGTGAGGAGACAGACGGGTAAGTTTGGAGATAAATTCTGGAATCTCGCCAGAGCTTCTATTACTAGCGGAGATCAGATCAAGAAATGGAAGGAAGCGTTGGAATGTATATCAGGAAAGATGGGTTTGTCGTTGAAAAACAAGAG CTGTGAAGCTGATTTCATCAAGGAAATTGTGAAGGAGGTTGTGAGAGTTATAGAAGCACCTGAACTCGAGGAAAAGGATAATCATGctgagaagaaaaagagaacGCATCGCAGTTGCCTATGTGAGCTTCCCCATTTCAAGAGGAGCAAAACcctaacagttttttttttcttttttttttctttcttgttttaa
- the LOC111212820 gene encoding rhamnogalacturonan I rhamnosyltransferase 4 isoform X2 — MEIQIRSESSQTHNKPPSPRVTKSRSQVWFFRVCSCILVWTCLFQLFTGLTNQISRFSLPVEPVRLLPPRRNYTSNGILRVSCNGGLNQMRAAICDMVTIARLLNLTLLVPELDKKSFWADPSDFEDVFDINHFIDSLRDEVRIIRKLPKRYSRYKLFQMPPVSWSNEKYYLHKLLPRFRKHKVIHFNRSDTRLANNGLSLHLQRLRCRVNFQGLRFTPRIEALGAKLVQILQQRGPFVALHLRYEMDMLAFSGCTHGCTEKEAEELKKMRYAYPWWKEKEIVSKERRVQGRCPLTPEEAVLVLKALGFQKDTQIYIAAGDIYGGERRLALLKESFPRIVKKEMLLDPKELQQFQNHSSQMAALDFIVSVASDTFIPTYYGNMAKVVEGHRRYHGFKKTILLNRKRLVELLDLHKNKTLSWDQFAVYVKEAHEGRRMGEPTHRKVISDKPKEEDYFYANPQECICKNPSTLSE, encoded by the exons ATGGAGATTCAAATTAGATCGGAGAGTTCGCAGACGCATAATAAGCCACCGAGTCCAAGAGTTACCAAAAGTCGATCACAAGTTTGGTTCTTTAGAGTCTGCTCCTGCATTTTGGTTTGGACTTGCTTGTTTCAGCTCTTTACCGGTTtaaccaatcagatttcccGGTTCTCCCTTCCGGTTGAGCCGGTTCGATTGCTTCCTCCTCGAA GAAATTACACAAGCAATGGGATTCTACGAGTGTCTTGTAATGGCGGTTTGAATCAAATGCGTGCAGCG ataTGTGATATGGTGACTATTGCTAGACTGTTGAACTTGACATTACTTGTTCCAGAGCTTGATAAGAAATCTTTCTGGGCTGATCCTAG TGACTTTGAGGATGTTTTTGATATAAACCATTTCATTGATTCATTAAGAGATGAAGTAAGGATCATAAGGAAGCTTCCTAAACGTTATAGCAGATACAAACTGTTCCAAATGCCTCCAGTGAGCTGGTCAAATGAGAAGTATTACTTGCACAAG CTCTTGCCGCGGTTCAGGAAACATAAAGTTATACATTTCAACAGGAGTGATACGAGATTAGCCAACAACGGTCTTTCTCTCCATCTCCAGAGGCTGAGATGCCGTGTGAACTTCCAAGGACTGAGATTCACTCCACGGATCGAAGCTCTGGGAGCAAAGTTAGTTCAGATTCTCCAACAGAGAGGCCCTTTTGTGGCTTTGCATTTGAGATATGAGATGGACATGTTGGCTTTCTCTGGCTGCACTCATGGTTGCACTGAGAAAGAAGCTGAAGAACTTAAAAAGATGAG GTATGCCTATCCTTGGTGGAAAGAGAAGGAGATAGTCTCTAAGGAAAGAAGGGTGCAAGGGCGTTGTCCATTGACACCAGAAGAGGCTGTTTTGGTCCTAAAAGCCTTAGGGTTTCAAAAGGATACACAGATATACATTGCAGCTGGTGATATCTACGGTGGCGAGAGGAGATTAGCCCTTTTAAAAGAATCATTCCCAAGAATT GTGAAAAAAGAAATGCTACTAGATCCAAAGGAACTGCAACAGTTTCAGAACCACTCATCACAAATGGCAGCTCTAGACTTCATTGTATCAGTAGCCAGCGACACTTTTATTCCTACCTACTATGGAAACATGGCTAAAGTTGTTGAAGGTCATCGAAG ATATCATGGGTTTAAGAAAACAATATTGCTAAACCGAAAGAGACTTGTGGAGCTATTGGACTTGCATAAGAACAAGACACTCTCATGGGATCAGTTTGCAGTATATGTGAAGGAAGCTCATGAGGGAAGAAGGATGGGAGAACCAACACATAGGAAAGTAATCTCTGATAAACCAAAGGAAGAAGATTACTTCTATGCCAATCCTCAAGAATGTATCTGTAAAAATCCATCCACTTTATCAGAGTGA
- the LOC111212820 gene encoding rhamnogalacturonan I rhamnosyltransferase 4 isoform X1 yields the protein MKVVGDLMEIQIRSESSQTHNKPPSPRVTKSRSQVWFFRVCSCILVWTCLFQLFTGLTNQISRFSLPVEPVRLLPPRRNYTSNGILRVSCNGGLNQMRAAICDMVTIARLLNLTLLVPELDKKSFWADPSDFEDVFDINHFIDSLRDEVRIIRKLPKRYSRYKLFQMPPVSWSNEKYYLHKLLPRFRKHKVIHFNRSDTRLANNGLSLHLQRLRCRVNFQGLRFTPRIEALGAKLVQILQQRGPFVALHLRYEMDMLAFSGCTHGCTEKEAEELKKMRYAYPWWKEKEIVSKERRVQGRCPLTPEEAVLVLKALGFQKDTQIYIAAGDIYGGERRLALLKESFPRIVKKEMLLDPKELQQFQNHSSQMAALDFIVSVASDTFIPTYYGNMAKVVEGHRRYHGFKKTILLNRKRLVELLDLHKNKTLSWDQFAVYVKEAHEGRRMGEPTHRKVISDKPKEEDYFYANPQECICKNPSTLSE from the exons ATGAAGGTGGTCGGAGATTTGATGGAGATTCAAATTAGATCGGAGAGTTCGCAGACGCATAATAAGCCACCGAGTCCAAGAGTTACCAAAAGTCGATCACAAGTTTGGTTCTTTAGAGTCTGCTCCTGCATTTTGGTTTGGACTTGCTTGTTTCAGCTCTTTACCGGTTtaaccaatcagatttcccGGTTCTCCCTTCCGGTTGAGCCGGTTCGATTGCTTCCTCCTCGAA GAAATTACACAAGCAATGGGATTCTACGAGTGTCTTGTAATGGCGGTTTGAATCAAATGCGTGCAGCG ataTGTGATATGGTGACTATTGCTAGACTGTTGAACTTGACATTACTTGTTCCAGAGCTTGATAAGAAATCTTTCTGGGCTGATCCTAG TGACTTTGAGGATGTTTTTGATATAAACCATTTCATTGATTCATTAAGAGATGAAGTAAGGATCATAAGGAAGCTTCCTAAACGTTATAGCAGATACAAACTGTTCCAAATGCCTCCAGTGAGCTGGTCAAATGAGAAGTATTACTTGCACAAG CTCTTGCCGCGGTTCAGGAAACATAAAGTTATACATTTCAACAGGAGTGATACGAGATTAGCCAACAACGGTCTTTCTCTCCATCTCCAGAGGCTGAGATGCCGTGTGAACTTCCAAGGACTGAGATTCACTCCACGGATCGAAGCTCTGGGAGCAAAGTTAGTTCAGATTCTCCAACAGAGAGGCCCTTTTGTGGCTTTGCATTTGAGATATGAGATGGACATGTTGGCTTTCTCTGGCTGCACTCATGGTTGCACTGAGAAAGAAGCTGAAGAACTTAAAAAGATGAG GTATGCCTATCCTTGGTGGAAAGAGAAGGAGATAGTCTCTAAGGAAAGAAGGGTGCAAGGGCGTTGTCCATTGACACCAGAAGAGGCTGTTTTGGTCCTAAAAGCCTTAGGGTTTCAAAAGGATACACAGATATACATTGCAGCTGGTGATATCTACGGTGGCGAGAGGAGATTAGCCCTTTTAAAAGAATCATTCCCAAGAATT GTGAAAAAAGAAATGCTACTAGATCCAAAGGAACTGCAACAGTTTCAGAACCACTCATCACAAATGGCAGCTCTAGACTTCATTGTATCAGTAGCCAGCGACACTTTTATTCCTACCTACTATGGAAACATGGCTAAAGTTGTTGAAGGTCATCGAAG ATATCATGGGTTTAAGAAAACAATATTGCTAAACCGAAAGAGACTTGTGGAGCTATTGGACTTGCATAAGAACAAGACACTCTCATGGGATCAGTTTGCAGTATATGTGAAGGAAGCTCATGAGGGAAGAAGGATGGGAGAACCAACACATAGGAAAGTAATCTCTGATAAACCAAAGGAAGAAGATTACTTCTATGCCAATCCTCAAGAATGTATCTGTAAAAATCCATCCACTTTATCAGAGTGA
- the LOC111212817 gene encoding uncharacterized protein LOC111212817, translated as MNNNAEAAQEEEFSEWVVIQTSSTSSPVDASSPLSSPISQPSQGRDDDDEDSVVPVVEEEEEDESSSTVNQSFPWRVIETAKKRLKDSGIFERAPCNYVSSTRVFWSFTLICGFSLVSSLVYVKIVRWWRRLQEEKLRFLLLQLKEKDQKIKELIIEIGRLNESISSRRRVRVVRIL; from the exons atgaacaaCAATGCAGAAGCAGCGCAAGAAGAGGAGTTCAGTGAATGGGTAGTGATACAAACCTCATCCACGAGCTCACCAGTCGACGCATCTAGCCCTCTAAGCTCACCGATATCACAACCAAGCCAAGGccgtgatgatgatgatgaagattcTGTTGTCCCCGtcgtagaagaagaagaagaagatgaatccTCCAGCACCGTGAACCAGTCGTTTCCTTGGCGGGTGATTGAGACTGCCAAGAAGCGACTGAAGGACTCAGGAATTTTTGAGCGGGCGCCTTGTAATTACGTGAGTAGTACAAGGGTGTTCTGGTCATTCACCCTCATTTGTGGCTTCTCATTGGTCTCGAGTCTTGTTTATGTGAAGATCGTGAGATGGTGGAGACGATTACAAGAAGAGAAGCTGAGATTTCTGCTTCTTCAGCTCAAAGAGAAAGATCAG AAAATAAAGGAGCTTATAATTGAAATTGGGAGATTGAACGAGTCGATATCATCCCGGCGCAGAGTTCGAGTGGTTCGGATCTTGTGA